A single Vanacampus margaritifer isolate UIUO_Vmar chromosome 14, RoL_Vmar_1.0, whole genome shotgun sequence DNA region contains:
- the hcar2 gene encoding proteinase-activated receptor 3: MGFLSLNSSVLFISQRTVNATPWERTVYEGCREMPAVLIWYLGLQFINMFLGIPANILVLWLIRKNKGDSSTSDIFILHLAVLDVLFCLIPPLELANIVFLTTSSTWYVLRFFYGMKDSSPLFLSCICLDRYVAVVHPFTFTELKDRRHRAGLAMLVWLITLAYAAAKCVGRIVNFEKVFTAMILGAFAFMVFCNIAILWELRQSGPGRDEMHPVKKRAFKTVLIILAIIVFNYFPPVALFPFQHYFSPDVFRCYIHYVAFGLMDFSSSIQPMLYLSKEKVACPGCCHTNVTHLQ, encoded by the coding sequence ATGGGTTTCCTCTCCCTCAACTCGTCGGTGCTGTTCATCTCTCAGCGGACCGTCAACGCCACGCCGTGGGAGCGCACGGTGTACGAGGGCTGCCGCGAAATGCCGGCCGTGCTCATCTGGTACTTGGGCCTGCAGTTCATCAACATGTTCCTGGGCATCCCTGCAAACATCTTGGTCCTGTGGCTCATCCGCAAAAACAAGGGCGACTCGTCCACGTCGGACATCTTCATCCTTCACCTGGCCGTCCTGGACGTGCTCTTTTGCCTCATCCCGCCCCTGGAGCTGGCCAACATCGTGTTCCTCACCACCAGCAGCACCTGGTACGTGTTGCGCTTCTTCTACGGCATGAAGGACTCGTCGCCGCTCTTCCTCTCCTGCATCTGCCTGGACCGCTACGTGGCCGTGGTGCATCCCTTCACCTTCACCGAGCTCAAGGACCGCCGACACCGAGCCGGCCTGGCCATGCTGGTGTGGCTCATCACGCTGGCCTACGCCGCCGCCAAGTGCGTGGGCCGCATCGTCAACTTCGAGAAGGTCTTCACCGCCATGATCCTGGGCGCCTTCGCCTTCATGGTGTTCTGCAACATCGCCATCCTGTGGGAGCTGCGCCAGTCCGGGCCCGGCCGGGACGAGATGCACCCGGTGAAGAAGCGGGCCTTCAAGACGGTGCTCATCATCCTCGCCATCATCGTCTTCAACTACTTCCCGCCGGTGGCGCTCTTCCCCTTCCAGCACTACTTCTCGCCCGACGTCTTCCGCTGTTACATCCATTACGTCGCCTTCGGTCTGATGGACTTCAGCAGTAGCATCCAGCCCATGCTCTATCTGTCGAAGGAGAAGGTGGCATGTCCCGGCTGCTGTCACACCAACGTCACGCACCTCCAGTAG